Proteins from one Bacteroides mediterraneensis genomic window:
- a CDS encoding M64 family metallopeptidase, translating into MKKIQNYISLFLFVWTMFSCTDENVFGGKDEINVIGNIESSSRTAYEEGENKVSVSWVANDKIGLFTDEQSSLLPYSAASGGKQVDFTPAGTRLKAQDGKKVYAFYPYDNLSISYPKIALPDLTQQYSSGLPSAETDLMYAKGTIAGNELVLNFKHLFAFIKLRIQSELLKGTTGLFIRSEEPIMYAYNQSGATPYFDYEEETITSDMLDYIWYSIPSDVIESQNVVTCYVAVLPTSGNNTLAFYRKDNNGVGDLIMSKAAPAGGFLAGHVYDLTVDENADNIEQQEREALIAFYEATGGSQWTDNTNWCSDKPVSEWYGVSTSWDGTVVGLYLYNNNLTGSIPSEIGKLSHLEWLYLEYNSLSGTLPESISQLQQLNSLVLSDNKLEGTLPESFAGLMDKLQTLDLSYNNFSGQIPDAIINHERWKDLWVGCIGGGFDISGVRLPAADFNVQALDGTSISSATEFSKNKLTAILHWSPTCPFSTAYMEEQLLPLYEMYKTKGFEIIGYSVASRPEVVNYINEKQIPWKNFEYTGDNQVPGFFTRFTPAIFLVDQNQEVVFQSVTQNRNDIQSVLSAYLGDVELYTSTDYSRDGEVVTLQKATKGKGINLVFLGEGFVDKDMGDNGLYEQVMRSAVDQYFAYEPLKSFRDRFNAYCVKVVSPNAEFLSNAVHRINEDNAVCFEYASKVPGLENAPYQMVSVIYNKGCNGRSYTVMYYGDRSYVGYMMSGVNEVLNHEVCGHGLGRLMDEYVEGGYENLTLPASERDIMDEEWSTYKWGANVDWRSNANEVRWAHFLNDSRYAGEGLGLYEGAYLYGKGAYRPTENSMMRYNDSPFNAPSRERIYQVIMELSEGEDWVYNYEDFVAYDIVNRNYATSRALTAPSSDSARELWKKKHRVPVIVKGGWKDAK; encoded by the coding sequence ATGAAAAAGATACAAAACTATATCAGTTTGTTTTTGTTTGTATGGACAATGTTTAGCTGTACAGATGAAAATGTGTTTGGGGGTAAGGATGAAATCAATGTGATTGGTAATATAGAATCCTCTTCAAGGACTGCCTACGAAGAAGGAGAGAATAAAGTGAGCGTGTCATGGGTGGCGAATGACAAGATTGGTTTGTTTACAGATGAACAGTCTTCTTTGTTGCCCTACAGTGCGGCTTCAGGGGGAAAGCAAGTGGATTTTACTCCTGCGGGTACCCGTCTGAAAGCACAGGACGGGAAAAAAGTATATGCATTTTATCCCTATGATAACCTCTCCATCAGTTATCCTAAAATTGCGCTTCCGGATTTGACCCAGCAATATTCCTCGGGCCTTCCATCGGCTGAAACCGATTTGATGTACGCCAAAGGGACGATAGCGGGCAATGAGCTGGTATTGAATTTTAAGCATTTGTTTGCTTTTATAAAGTTAAGAATCCAATCCGAACTTCTTAAAGGTACAACCGGATTGTTCATCCGTTCGGAAGAGCCTATCATGTATGCCTATAATCAGTCTGGAGCCACTCCATATTTTGATTATGAGGAAGAAACAATCACGTCGGACATGCTGGATTACATTTGGTATTCCATACCTTCAGATGTGATTGAGAGTCAGAATGTGGTTACCTGTTATGTGGCCGTTCTTCCAACTTCGGGGAATAATACGCTTGCTTTCTACCGGAAAGATAACAATGGGGTTGGAGATCTCATCATGAGTAAAGCGGCTCCCGCAGGAGGTTTTCTGGCCGGTCATGTGTATGATTTGACGGTCGATGAAAATGCAGACAACATTGAACAACAGGAAAGAGAGGCACTGATTGCTTTTTATGAGGCAACAGGCGGGTCACAATGGACGGATAATACCAACTGGTGTAGTGACAAACCTGTATCAGAATGGTATGGTGTCAGTACGTCGTGGGATGGAACCGTAGTCGGACTTTATTTGTATAACAATAATCTGACGGGTAGCATTCCTTCTGAAATCGGGAAGCTGAGTCATTTGGAGTGGCTCTATTTAGAATATAACAGCCTGTCCGGCACATTGCCTGAATCCATTTCTCAGCTTCAGCAGCTGAATTCCCTGGTTTTATCTGACAACAAGCTTGAAGGTACACTACCCGAATCTTTTGCTGGACTGATGGACAAGCTGCAAACGTTGGATTTGAGTTACAATAATTTTAGCGGACAAATTCCGGATGCAATCATTAATCATGAAAGATGGAAAGACTTATGGGTAGGCTGCATCGGAGGAGGTTTTGATATCTCCGGAGTCAGACTGCCGGCTGCCGATTTCAACGTACAGGCTTTGGATGGCACGTCAATCTCTTCGGCTACGGAGTTTTCGAAGAATAAGCTGACAGCCATACTGCATTGGAGTCCGACTTGTCCTTTCTCGACGGCCTACATGGAAGAGCAGTTATTGCCATTGTATGAGATGTACAAGACCAAAGGCTTTGAGATAATAGGATATAGTGTGGCCTCCAGACCTGAAGTCGTAAATTATATCAATGAAAAACAGATTCCATGGAAGAACTTTGAATATACAGGAGACAATCAAGTCCCGGGCTTCTTCACCCGATTCACTCCTGCCATTTTTCTGGTTGACCAGAATCAGGAGGTGGTCTTCCAGAGTGTGACACAAAACCGTAATGACATCCAGAGCGTATTGTCCGCATACTTGGGTGATGTTGAACTGTATACCTCCACTGATTATTCGCGCGACGGGGAGGTGGTCACCCTACAGAAGGCTACGAAAGGAAAAGGTATCAATCTGGTTTTCCTGGGCGAGGGCTTTGTGGATAAGGACATGGGTGATAATGGATTGTATGAACAGGTGATGAGAAGCGCAGTAGACCAATACTTTGCCTATGAGCCTTTGAAATCGTTTAGAGACCGTTTCAACGCCTATTGTGTGAAGGTTGTGTCGCCCAATGCGGAATTCCTTTCGAATGCAGTGCATCGGATAAACGAGGACAATGCGGTTTGTTTCGAGTATGCCAGCAAGGTCCCAGGACTGGAAAATGCTCCTTATCAGATGGTTTCGGTAATTTACAACAAAGGGTGTAATGGCCGGAGTTATACTGTCATGTATTATGGCGACAGGTCGTATGTCGGTTATATGATGTCGGGAGTAAACGAGGTGCTGAACCATGAAGTCTGTGGCCATGGACTGGGCCGACTGATGGATGAATACGTGGAAGGTGGGTATGAAAACCTGACATTGCCTGCTTCTGAACGTGATATTATGGACGAGGAATGGAGCACTTATAAATGGGGTGCCAATGTGGATTGGAGAAGCAATGCAAATGAGGTGAGATGGGCTCATTTCTTGAACGATTCGCGTTATGCCGGTGAGGGCTTAGGCTTGTATGAAGGTGCTTATTTGTATGGGAAGGGGGCTTACCGTCCTACAGAAAACAGTATGATGCGTTATAATGATTCGCCGTTTAATGCTCCAAGCCGTGAGAGAATCTATCAGGTTATAATGGAATTGTCGGAAGGTGAGGACTGGGTATATAATTATGAAGATTTCGTGGCTTATGATATCGTCAACAGGAATTACGCCACTTCACGTGCTTTAACAGCTCCTTCCTCAGACAGTGCCCGTGAACTTTGGAAGAAGAAACACCGTGTTCCTGTAATTGTGAAGGGAGGTTGGAAAGATGCGAAATAG
- a CDS encoding McrC family protein: MILKDNSPYSSTSENLEEFLSLQNVANRTLSELSEECGNNLLIYPYSFEECEDKIGNQPLMSSQANWKGKQCTKVHLTTGNLVGFIGVNGHSVSIQSRFVQHTGEDFFLHYMLQKVLYINLFRMPHVTNDEAVFDFLLYLFPKFLHEALAQGLYKEYQRNTYNDANVRGVIDISRQIKYNLPFNGRIAYRTREFSQDNQVTELIRHTLEYICTTRFGRALLESDPQTRDNVSQIRTTTPNYHRQDRENVIRHNLKIIPHPYFTRYAPLQKLCLRILRHEKIKYGQQENPIHGILFDAAYLWEEYLATILTKQGFTHPNNKKGTGRIYLAKGHKFPRYLDFFRETDRTIVDAKYKIATEKREDVHQLITYMYRLKGKQGILIHPTFQAHATTRHSLRGYGENDKAELETYLFHIPQQATDYPDFVSKMAASEELLRKHLQTTDISPFSRGQGFSPKNEARH, translated from the coding sequence ATGATATTGAAGGATAACTCACCCTATTCTTCCACATCGGAAAATCTTGAAGAATTCCTGTCTCTACAAAATGTTGCCAACCGTACCCTGTCGGAACTTTCAGAGGAATGTGGAAACAACTTGCTAATCTACCCTTATTCTTTCGAGGAATGTGAGGATAAAATAGGCAACCAGCCTCTCATGTCCTCACAGGCCAACTGGAAAGGGAAGCAATGCACAAAAGTCCACTTAACGACAGGCAATTTGGTGGGATTTATAGGAGTCAACGGACATTCCGTTTCCATCCAGTCTCGTTTTGTCCAGCACACCGGCGAAGATTTCTTCCTGCACTACATGCTTCAAAAGGTATTGTATATCAACCTTTTCCGGATGCCACACGTAACGAACGACGAAGCCGTCTTCGACTTTCTGCTCTATCTGTTTCCCAAGTTTCTCCACGAGGCACTGGCGCAAGGCCTCTACAAAGAATACCAACGGAATACGTACAATGACGCGAATGTGCGCGGCGTGATAGACATATCCCGACAAATAAAATACAACCTGCCGTTCAATGGCCGCATTGCCTATCGCACCCGGGAGTTCAGCCAGGACAACCAAGTGACTGAACTGATACGTCACACCCTCGAATATATTTGCACCACCCGATTCGGAAGAGCATTATTGGAAAGCGACCCTCAGACTCGAGACAATGTGAGCCAAATCAGGACCACCACCCCAAACTATCATCGGCAAGACAGAGAAAACGTAATCAGACACAACTTGAAGATTATCCCTCACCCTTACTTCACCCGTTATGCGCCTCTTCAGAAACTGTGCCTGCGGATATTACGGCACGAAAAAATCAAATACGGACAGCAAGAGAATCCGATACACGGCATTTTGTTTGATGCGGCTTATTTGTGGGAGGAATACCTCGCCACCATCCTCACAAAGCAAGGATTCACGCATCCCAACAATAAAAAAGGTACCGGACGCATCTACTTGGCCAAAGGGCACAAATTTCCCCGTTACCTGGACTTTTTCCGGGAAACCGACAGAACAATCGTAGATGCCAAATACAAGATAGCCACAGAGAAAAGGGAGGATGTACATCAGCTCATCACATACATGTATCGGTTGAAAGGGAAACAGGGTATCTTGATTCATCCCACCTTTCAAGCGCATGCCACAACCCGGCATTCCTTACGGGGATATGGAGAGAATGACAAAGCGGAACTGGAAACCTATTTGTTCCACATTCCACAACAGGCTACCGACTATCCGGATTTTGTTTCAAAAATGGCGGCATCGGAAGAATTGCTCCGGAAACATCTGCAAACAACGGATATTTCCCCATTTTCGAGGGGACAGGGCTTTTCCCCAAAAAATGAAGCCCGCCATTGA
- a CDS encoding AAA family ATPase yields MNKKFINIPQLEKSSSIQRNAFSTEEANPQNENIKKSDPSQPYLFIIDEINRGEISKIFGELFFSIDPSYRGEKGVVKTQYQNLITDESDPFYEGFYVPENVYIIGTMNDIDRSVESMDFAMRRRFAWVEIKANENIGMLDEELADMKEEIVQVMTRLNAAIWDEENHTGIEGLSPAYHIGGSYFSKLALYLDNERTYKETAYKHLWENHLKGVLFEYLRGTANAIENLEMLEQVYYQKEGKDDIEG; encoded by the coding sequence ATGAACAAAAAATTCATCAATATCCCCCAACTAGAAAAATCTTCATCAATTCAAAGAAATGCTTTTTCGACCGAAGAAGCAAATCCCCAAAATGAGAATATTAAAAAGTCTGACCCATCCCAGCCATACCTCTTCATCATCGACGAAATCAACCGGGGTGAAATCTCCAAGATTTTCGGCGAACTGTTCTTCAGCATCGACCCAAGCTATCGCGGAGAGAAAGGGGTGGTCAAAACCCAGTATCAGAATCTGATTACCGATGAATCCGACCCGTTCTACGAAGGCTTCTACGTTCCGGAAAATGTCTATATTATCGGAACCATGAACGACATCGATCGCAGTGTGGAAAGTATGGACTTCGCCATGCGCCGCCGTTTTGCCTGGGTGGAGATAAAAGCCAATGAGAATATAGGGATGCTGGACGAAGAACTGGCGGACATGAAAGAGGAAATCGTTCAGGTCATGACGCGCCTGAATGCCGCCATCTGGGATGAAGAGAACCACACGGGCATAGAAGGATTAAGCCCCGCATATCACATCGGAGGATCCTACTTCAGCAAACTGGCACTTTATCTGGACAACGAACGAACCTACAAGGAAACAGCCTACAAGCATCTTTGGGAAAACCACCTGAAAGGTGTGCTGTTTGAATACCTGAGAGGAACGGCCAATGCCATAGAGAATCTGGAAATGCTGGAACAAGTGTATTATCAAAAAGAAGGAAAAGATGATATTGAAGGATAA